The Clostridioides sp. ES-S-0010-02 genome window below encodes:
- a CDS encoding AAA family ATPase — protein sequence METKKAIIISILNFKGGVGKTITAANFGDMLSKLGFKILFIDADKQGNLSQYFSKFKEDKKGLDRILTTKCVDIKEFICKTENKNIDIITSNMNLYEAERKIYNMESDKFNILKIALDSVKNEYDYCIIDNAPTIDLITINSLIASNQVIIPIRADDFSYKAINELLEQVENAKQINSELEFKGCLLTHYQNNEVNNQFKGLIKTKCNVFETNIRFNKNIQESTFYKKTLREYNSRCGASQDYKKFTKEYVKTCTNRTH from the coding sequence ATGGAAACTAAAAAAGCTATAATCATATCTATTTTAAATTTTAAGGGAGGAGTAGGAAAAACAATAACAGCAGCTAATTTTGGAGATATGTTATCAAAATTAGGGTTTAAGATTTTATTTATAGATGCAGATAAACAGGGAAATTTATCTCAATATTTTTCAAAGTTTAAAGAAGATAAAAAAGGATTAGATAGGATACTAACAACTAAATGTGTTGATATAAAAGAGTTTATATGTAAGACGGAAAATAAAAATATAGATATTATAACAAGTAATATGAATCTCTATGAAGCTGAAAGAAAAATTTACAATATGGAAAGTGATAAATTTAATATATTAAAAATAGCTTTAGATAGTGTTAAGAATGAATACGATTATTGTATTATTGATAATGCACCTACGATTGATTTAATTACTATCAATTCGCTTATAGCATCTAATCAAGTAATAATACCTATCAGAGCAGATGATTTTTCATACAAGGCAATTAATGAATTGCTAGAGCAAGTAGAAAATGCTAAACAAATAAATAGTGAATTAGAATTTAAAGGTTGTTTACTTACACATTACCAAAACAATGAAGTTAATAATCAGTTTAAAGGATTGATAAAAACTAAATGTAATGTATTTGAAACAAATATAAGGTTTAATAAAAACATTCAAGAGAGTACATTCTATAAAAAAACACTAAGAGAATATAATAGTCGTTGTGGAGCTTCACAAGATTATAAAAAATTTACTAAAGAGTATGTAAAAACGTGTACGAATCGTACACATTAA